A window of the Gossypium hirsutum isolate 1008001.06 chromosome A05, Gossypium_hirsutum_v2.1, whole genome shotgun sequence genome harbors these coding sequences:
- the LOC107941867 gene encoding myb-like protein D isoform X1, producing MLVFLPIFYFSSRLSVQKMMEKDSLRSNNNGNSANYNRERTGGDAGLLRSSSDPAKQTASSSDFVLQWGNRKRLRCMKIQVKDDQSGPVNRTTVRVDRRVVRADKDSSNQPSHNNNHGTGYFNLRQRPASPQAPPPQRVLRNCENSSAMRGQSNGGVRGFTSPDRGVHEKRGGNNNNYNHHSNNHDNNHHNNKSAASSETAQDSKKGGSSSGSGEIAPAPMVWPPKFVIALTNKEKEEDFMTFKGSKLPQRPKKRSKFIQRTLNLVSPGTWLCDLTLERYEVREKKVTKKRPRGLKAMGNMESDSE from the exons ATGCTTGTATTTCTCCCCATCTTCTACTTTTCGTCACGCTTAAG TGTGCAGAAAATGATGGAGAAGGACTCTTTAAGGAGCAATAACAATGGTAATAGCGCGAATTACAACAGAGAGAGAACCGGAGGTGATGCGGGATTGTTAAGATCCAGCTCAGATCCGGCCAAACAAACGGCGTCGTCTTCTGATTTTGTTTTGCAGTGGGGAAACCGGAAGCGTCTCAGGTGTATGAAGATCCAGGTCAAAGACGACCAATCCGGCCCGGTTAACCGAACCACGGTTCGAGTCGATCGCCGTGTCGTGAGGGCCGATAAGGACTCTTCAAATCAGCCCAGCCATAATAACAATCACGGGACTGGATATTTTAACCTCCGTCAACGGCCTGCTTCTCCTCAGGCCCCGCCACCTCAGCGCGTTCTCAG gAACTGTGAGAATTCCAGTGCTATGAGAGGCCAAAGCAACGGTGGTGTAAGAGGATTCACTTCGCCAGACAGGGGTGTGCACGAGAAGAGAGGTGGCAACAATAACAATTACAACCACCACAGCAACAACCATGATAACAACCACCACAACAATAAATCAGCGGCATCTTCGGAGACAGCTCAGGATAGCAAAAAAGGAGGGTCATCTTCTGGGAGCGGTGAGATAGCTCCTGCACCCATGGTTTGGCCACCTAAATTCGTGATTGCTTTAACAAataaagagaaagaagaagattTCATGACCTTTAAAGGATCTAAGCTGCCACAAAGACCAAAAAAGCGATCAAAATTTATTCAACGTACCCTCAAT CTGGTAAGTCCTGGGACATGGCTTTGCGATTTAACCCTCGAACGTTATGAAGTCAGGGAGAAGAAGGTCACAAAGaag AGACCAAGAGGTTTAAAGGCTATGGGAAATATGGAATCTGACTCTGAATAG
- the LOC107941867 gene encoding myb-like protein D isoform X2 has protein sequence MMEKDSLRSNNNGNSANYNRERTGGDAGLLRSSSDPAKQTASSSDFVLQWGNRKRLRCMKIQVKDDQSGPVNRTTVRVDRRVVRADKDSSNQPSHNNNHGTGYFNLRQRPASPQAPPPQRVLRNCENSSAMRGQSNGGVRGFTSPDRGVHEKRGGNNNNYNHHSNNHDNNHHNNKSAASSETAQDSKKGGSSSGSGEIAPAPMVWPPKFVIALTNKEKEEDFMTFKGSKLPQRPKKRSKFIQRTLNLVSPGTWLCDLTLERYEVREKKVTKKRPRGLKAMGNMESDSE, from the exons ATGATGGAGAAGGACTCTTTAAGGAGCAATAACAATGGTAATAGCGCGAATTACAACAGAGAGAGAACCGGAGGTGATGCGGGATTGTTAAGATCCAGCTCAGATCCGGCCAAACAAACGGCGTCGTCTTCTGATTTTGTTTTGCAGTGGGGAAACCGGAAGCGTCTCAGGTGTATGAAGATCCAGGTCAAAGACGACCAATCCGGCCCGGTTAACCGAACCACGGTTCGAGTCGATCGCCGTGTCGTGAGGGCCGATAAGGACTCTTCAAATCAGCCCAGCCATAATAACAATCACGGGACTGGATATTTTAACCTCCGTCAACGGCCTGCTTCTCCTCAGGCCCCGCCACCTCAGCGCGTTCTCAG gAACTGTGAGAATTCCAGTGCTATGAGAGGCCAAAGCAACGGTGGTGTAAGAGGATTCACTTCGCCAGACAGGGGTGTGCACGAGAAGAGAGGTGGCAACAATAACAATTACAACCACCACAGCAACAACCATGATAACAACCACCACAACAATAAATCAGCGGCATCTTCGGAGACAGCTCAGGATAGCAAAAAAGGAGGGTCATCTTCTGGGAGCGGTGAGATAGCTCCTGCACCCATGGTTTGGCCACCTAAATTCGTGATTGCTTTAACAAataaagagaaagaagaagattTCATGACCTTTAAAGGATCTAAGCTGCCACAAAGACCAAAAAAGCGATCAAAATTTATTCAACGTACCCTCAAT CTGGTAAGTCCTGGGACATGGCTTTGCGATTTAACCCTCGAACGTTATGAAGTCAGGGAGAAGAAGGTCACAAAGaag AGACCAAGAGGTTTAAAGGCTATGGGAAATATGGAATCTGACTCTGAATAG
- the LOC107941866 gene encoding glycosyltransferase BC10 has protein sequence MQTRIGSVGSLEEGKDPVITTRTSQSKTLPLRALQLFGFFLALCIGFSIISIYTIRRFGIYSTVTTVKSTFVPCAEEPNSLDHWRKPPSSLLHSMSDKELLWRASFLPRIKKYPFNRLPKIAFMFLTKGPLPLAPLWERFFKGHEGLYSVYIHSLPSFEAEFPSSSVFYRRQIPSQVAEWGRMSMCDAERRLLANALLDISNEWFILLSESCIPLYNFSVIYQYIMKSKHSFMGAFDDPGPFGRGRYNYNMVPEVNISKWRKGSQWFEVNRKLAINIVEDVTYYPKFEQFCRPACYVDEHYFPTMLTIQTPNLLANRSITWVDWSRGGPHPGTFGRSDITEDFFKRILEGRQCRYNDQPSSICFLFARKFAPSAMEPLLQIAQKVLGF, from the exons ATGCAAACAAGAATTGGGTCGGTTGGGTCATTAGAGGAAGGCAAGGATCCGGTGATTACAACTAGGACAAGCCAATCTAAGACTCTGCCATTGAGGGCACTTCAGTTGTTTGGGTTCTTTCTTGCCCTCTGTATTGGCTTTTCGATCATTAGCATATATACAATCCGGCGTTTTGGAATTTATAGCACGGTAACTACGGTTAAGTCCACTTTTGTGCCCTGTGCTGAAGAACCGAATAGCTTAGATCATTGGAGAAAACCCCCGTCGAGTTTGCTTCATTCAATGAGTGATAAAGAACTCTTATGGAGGGCGTCTTTTCTGCCGAGAATAAAGAAGTATCCATTTAATAGACTTCCGAAGATTGCTTTTATGTTCTTGACCAAGGGGCCCTTGCCACTTGCTCCTCTTTGGGAGAGGTTTTTCAAGGGTCATGAAGGGCTTTATTCTGTCTATATTCATTCACTGCCATCCTTCGAGGCCGAGTTTCCATCTTCTTCAGTATTTTACCGGAGGCAAATCCCAAGTCAA GTTGCTGAATGGGGAAGGATGAGCATGTGTGATGCCGAGAGAAGGCTCCTTGCCAATGCCTTGCTTGACATATCCAATGAATGGTTTATCCTCCTCTCCGAATCTTGCATTCCTTTATACAATTTCAGTGTCATCTACCAGTACATAATGAAATCCAAACATAGCTTCATGGGTGCATTTGATGACCCCGGTCCATTCGGCAGAGGACGATACAATTATAATATGGTTCCGGAGGTTAATATCAGCAAGTGGCGTAAGGGGTCCCAATGGTTTGAAGTTAACCGAAAGCTTGCAATCAACATAGTGGAAGATGTTACCTATTATCCTAAGTTTGAACAGTTCTGCCGACCAGCATGTTACGTGGACGAGCACTACTTCCCCACCATGTTAACCATCCAGACACCCAATCTCTTAGCAAACAGAAGCATCACATGGGTTGATTGGTCAAGGGGTGGGCCTCATCCTGGTACATTTGGCAGATCAGACATTACAGAAGACTTCTTCAAGAGAATCTTGGAAGGTCGTCAGTGTAGGTATAACGATCAGCCGAGTTcgatttgttttctttttgccAGAAAATTTGCACCGAGCGCTATGGAGCCCTTATTACAGATAGCACAGAAGGTTTTGGGATTCTGA
- the LOC107941862 gene encoding CXXC motif containing zinc binding protein isoform X1, with amino-acid sequence MVKFLLKIAADLQNLTNLQPQGGCDDPSFSYLFKLKCENCGEVSPRETCVSLGDTVPLPRGKGTTNLVQKCKLCSRDGTVTVIPGRGKPLTQEESEAENYAPLMLFECRGYEPIDYVFGGGWKVESLEGTKFEGVDLSGGDFADYDEEGEYDVKISNLRSTFDVVK; translated from the exons ATGGTGAAGTTCTTGCTGAAGATCGCTGCCGACCTCCAAAATCTTACAAACCTCCAGCCTCAGGGCGGCTGCGACGATCCTTCCTTCTCCTATCTCTTTAAG CTGAAATGTGAGAACTGTGGTGAGGTGAGTCCAAGGGAAACATGTGTGAGCTTGGGCGATACTGTTCCTCTTCCTCGGGGCAAGGGAACCACCAACCTCGTTCAGAAG TGCAAACTTTGCTCAAGGGACGGAACTGTAACAGTGATCCCAGGCCGAGGTAAACCACTGACCCAGGAAGAGAGCGAAGCAGAGAACTATGCACCTCTGATGCTTTTTGAGTGCAGGGGTTATGAGCCTATAGATTATGTGTTTGGTGGTGGCTGGAAGGTTGAATCT CTGGAAGGTACTAAGTTTGAAGGTGTCGACTTGTCTGGAGGTGACTTTGCTGATTATGATGAAGAGGGCGAGTACGATGTAAAGATATCCAACCTCCGCTCGACTTTTGATGTGGTGAAGTAG
- the LOC107941862 gene encoding CXXC motif containing zinc binding protein isoform X2, translated as MVKFLLKIAADLQNLTNLQPQGGCDDPSFSYLFKLKCENCGEVSPRETCVSLGDTVPLPRGKGTTNLVQKCKLCSRDGTVTVIPGRGKPLTQEESEAENYAPLMLFECRGYEPIDYVFGGGWKVESVSPCSFLTLHGTCPF; from the exons ATGGTGAAGTTCTTGCTGAAGATCGCTGCCGACCTCCAAAATCTTACAAACCTCCAGCCTCAGGGCGGCTGCGACGATCCTTCCTTCTCCTATCTCTTTAAG CTGAAATGTGAGAACTGTGGTGAGGTGAGTCCAAGGGAAACATGTGTGAGCTTGGGCGATACTGTTCCTCTTCCTCGGGGCAAGGGAACCACCAACCTCGTTCAGAAG TGCAAACTTTGCTCAAGGGACGGAACTGTAACAGTGATCCCAGGCCGAGGTAAACCACTGACCCAGGAAGAGAGCGAAGCAGAGAACTATGCACCTCTGATGCTTTTTGAGTGCAGGGGTTATGAGCCTATAGATTATGTGTTTGGTGGTGGCTGGAAGGTTGAATCTGTAAGCCCCTGTTCATTCTTGACCCTACATGGCACATGCCCTTTTTAG